Proteins from one Neodiprion fabricii isolate iyNeoFabr1 chromosome 5, iyNeoFabr1.1, whole genome shotgun sequence genomic window:
- the LOC124183911 gene encoding actin-binding protein IPP, with protein MRLKGKNNNKSFNSVYRVLSRICRAVDKGQLDGFMADGAVPPLKSGHNSKTMGYVAQPVKQAGVQSVKQAGVQPVKQATDVSSTVYAVGQYAPKVLKNLNAQRLKNQFSDVGLVAGGIVIRAHRSVLAAGSAYFNAMFTGGLVEEQQELVEIHSISAKILSLLIDFVYTGNVEITQDNVQELFAAADMLELDEVVSGCITYLQQQLHSSNALGIYRFAEAHNTPNLLMTALRFIEINFPQVSQEEEFLDLPKEQIVKLISSEYIHVDTEFQVFQAAHNWIVHDIPARRCYVFEVLRYVRLRLCSVARLERVILDSKDASLSVALRSILKDLITNKGCLVPLHEQPRLCAKKNILVIGGSKREPSADSWGRAAESTYDTIEKYDTFTGEWSKVAPIGIGRILPGVALLDGKVYVVGGELESCIIGDGECYNPRDDVWTTIACMIEPRCALGLCAIENSLYAFGGWVGEDIGGSIEVYDPIADSWTLDGELPEPRFSMGVVAYEGLIYIVGGCTHNSRHRQDVMSYNPVTREWSYLAPMLTPRMQMGIAILDGYIYVVGGINKNQEVLTSVERYSFDKNKWSTVAPMNVGRSYPAVAAADGRLYVIGGDQSREINFYRTQITISTVECYDPHSNAWHECASLPTSRGEAAAIIAPF; from the exons ATGCGTTTGAAGgggaaaaacaacaacaagtCTTTCAACAGCGTCTACAGGGTGCTTTCGCGTATATGTC GAGCTGTTGATAAAGGCCAACTCGATGGTTTCATGGCTGATGGTGCAGTGCCTCCACTAAAAAGTGGCCACAATTCTAAAACTATGGGATACGTGGCTCAACCAGTTAAACAGGCTGGAGTTCAGTCAGTTAAACAGGCTGGAGTTCAGCCAGTTAAACAGGCGACGGATGTTTCCAGTACTGTGTATGCAGTCGGACAGTATGCGCcgaaagtattgaaaaatttgaatgctCAAAGATTGAAGAATCAGTTTAGCGATGTCGGCTTAGTCGCTGGTGGAATTGTTATCAGAGCTCATAGATCAGTTCTGGCTGCTGGTAGTGCTTATTTCAACGCAATGTTCACTGGAGGTCTAGTTGAAGAACAACAAGAGTTAGTAGAGATACATTCAATCTCTGCTAAAATCCTGTCCCTGCTTATAGATTTTGTATACACTGGAAATGTAGAAATTACTCAGGACAATGTTCAAGAATTGTTTGCTGCTGCAGATATGCTGGAATTAGATGAGGTTGTTTCAGGCTGTATTACCTATTTACAACAACAACTTCATTCTAGCAATGCACTTGGAATTTATAG GTTTGCTGAAGCACACAATACGCCTAATCTGCTGATGACTGCCTTacgttttattgaaattaactTTCCTCAAGTATCCCAAGAAGAGGAATTCCTAGACCTTCCTAAGGAACAAATTGTGAAACTCATTTCCAGTGAATACATTCATGTTGATACTGAATTCCAG GTATTTCAAGCAGCTCATAACTGGATTGTTCATGATATACCAGCGAGGCGTTGTTATGTATTTGAGGTGCTGCGTTATGTAAGGCTGCGTCTTTGTTCAGTCGCACGTTTGGAAAGAGTTATCTTGGACAGTAAAGATGCGAGCCTGAGTGTAGCCTTGCGATCGATTTTAAAAGACTTAATAACCAACAAAGGTTGCCTGGTGCCGCTTCATGAGCAACCTCGACTTTGCgctaagaaaaatattttggttaTTGGTGGTTCGAAGCGAGAACCTTCTGCCGACAGTTGGGGAAGAGCTGCAGAAAGTACTTATgacacaattgaaaaatatgacacATTTACTGG AGAATGGAGTAAAGTCGCGCCGATCGGTATCGGAAGAATATTACCTGGTGTAGCATTACTGGATGGGAAAGTGTACGTGGTCGGTGGTGAACTGGAATCATGTATAATCGGAGATGGAGAGTGCTACAATCCTCGGGATGACGTTTGGACAACCATTGCTTGCATGATAGAACCACGCTGTGCGTTAGGTCTCTGTGCAATAGAAAACAGCCTGTACGCTTTTGGCGGCTGGGTGGGCGAAGACATTGGTGGTTCTATCGAGGTGTATGATCCAATTGCCGACTCATGGACTTTGGATGGAGAACTGCCTGAACCTCGATTCAGCATGGGCGTTGTCGCATACGAAG GTTTGATATATATCGTTGGCGGATGTACCCACAATAGCAGACATCGTCAAGATGTTATGAGTTACAACCCAGTCACCAGGGAATGGAGTTATCTTGCTCCCATGTTGACTCCTCGGATGCAAATGGGCATAGCTATACTCGATGGCTATATTTACGTTGTCGGTGGCATAAACAAAAATCAGGAGGTCCTGACATCAGTTGAGAGATATTCATTTGATAAG AATAAATGGAGTACAGTTGCTCCGATGAATGTGGGGCGATCGTACCCTGCCGTAGCTGCAGCTGACGGTCGACTATATGTGATAGGTGGTGATCAGTCACGGGAAATAAACTTTTATCGGACACAAATAACAATCTCAACAGTCGAATGCTACGATCCGCATTCGAACGCATGGCATGAATGCGCTTCTCTACCAACAAGCAGAGGCGAAGCTGCAGCAATTATTGCACCCTTctga